From the Desulfobacterales bacterium genome, the window GCGGAAATACCGATGCTGATCCCACACCCTTCCGGATCCCAGGTGGCCTGTCACGCCGTCGAGGAGAATCGTATCTAAATCCCTTAAGTTGAAAAAAAGTTCGATCAGATGTGTGGACAGCCGGGATCTTCCGGCGGCAGCGGGTCCATGGTTTTGCGCCTGAATAATTGCGCCAGATAACCGAAGATTTTTTTAACCCCCCGCCAGAGCTTGGGCAACAGCCATATCAGCAGGACGATAAAGATTGCCAGCAGCGCCACAAACACCCAGGGGTGATAGAGCGCGGCCCACAGGCCGACAATTACGACAAAATCTTCCAACAATGAAACGATCCAGTTGCTGAAGGGTTCGGGCGAGGTGTTGATGATGACCCGGGCGCCGGACTTGGCGGCATGGGTGCCGGCGGCCAGGCTGCCGCCAGCGATTGCGGCGGCAAGCGCCAGGGGCGGGTTTACCTCGCCCACCGCACCGGCAGCCAGCAGCGCCCCTAAGGGAATGCGGACAAAGGTTTGAACCGTGTCCCAGCCGGTATCGACACCGGGGATCTTGTCGGCAACAAACTCCACCAGATACATCAATCCCGCTGCAACGACCACGATGGGGTTTGTCAGGATCTGCAGGTCCGGCGGCAGGACGATGTTGCCGGTCATCCCCAAAATCCCCAACACCAGGAGGGCGGCGTAAAGGTTAATGCCGCTGGCCCAGGCCGCACCCATGGTCAGGGCGATGATTTTCACGATCGGGTCAAGCTGTTCCATGGCTGGTTACGCTCCTTTTATATAAATATGCCAGAACACCCCGTTTTTTAAAAC encodes:
- a CDS encoding DUF4126 domain-containing protein: MEQLDPIVKIIALTMGAAWASGINLYAALLVLGILGMTGNIVLPPDLQILTNPIVVVAAGLMYLVEFVADKIPGVDTGWDTVQTFVRIPLGALLAAGAVGEVNPPLALAAAIAGGSLAAGTHAAKSGARVIINTSPEPFSNWIVSLLEDFVVIVGLWAALYHPWVFVALLAIFIVLLIWLLPKLWRGVKKIFGYLAQLFRRKTMDPLPPEDPGCPHI